Proteins encoded within one genomic window of Armatimonadota bacterium:
- a CDS encoding 3-hydroxyacyl-CoA dehydrogenase NAD-binding domain-containing protein: MAHGIQTVGVCGAGTMGAGIAQVCALAGLRVVLYDAIPEALPRALERIRRDLERAVEGGRLGRDAQEQALERIVPTEILEALGPCELVIEAAPEDLQLKRDLFRRLGEVCPAALLATNTSSLSVAEIAAATPRPERVAGLHFFNPAPVMPLVEVVRALQTAPEVVERLVDFARGIGKTPIVVRDRPGFVVNRVNRPFYGEALRMVGEGLADPPTVDCALREAGGFRMGPFELMDLVGIDVGYAVSQALYHAFFGESRFRPHPLQREMVLSGRLGRKTGGGFYVYEEGKRPPSPPLSLPEADPGPYAVAGRTGLAEELVRGLRDRGYAVVEVPDPPREPLAVRAAFEAEVEDRTRKREMLRALDGAMPGEAVVLAACTNAACAECAAWVGRPERLAGYVTLPPLSDRKLLEWTVHERTEVKAEPYLAALGLPLLRVGDSPGGVFPRVLATLVNEAAFACGEGVAAPEDVDIAMQLGTNHPFGPFTWAERVGIRTLVGVLEGLRVYYGEERYRTAPWLRRAAWLGRWPGRRGRGDEPGN, encoded by the coding sequence ATGGCCCACGGGATCCAAACGGTGGGCGTGTGCGGGGCCGGAACCATGGGTGCCGGGATCGCGCAGGTATGCGCCCTGGCAGGCCTCCGGGTGGTGCTGTACGACGCGATCCCGGAGGCTCTGCCCCGGGCCCTGGAGCGGATCCGGCGGGATCTGGAGCGGGCGGTGGAAGGAGGGCGGCTCGGACGGGACGCCCAGGAACAGGCCCTGGAGCGGATCGTTCCCACGGAGATCCTGGAGGCGTTGGGCCCGTGCGAGCTGGTCATCGAGGCCGCCCCGGAGGACCTGCAGCTGAAACGGGACCTCTTCCGCCGGCTCGGGGAGGTGTGCCCCGCGGCGCTCCTCGCCACCAACACCAGTTCCCTGTCCGTGGCGGAGATCGCGGCGGCCACGCCCCGCCCGGAGCGGGTGGCGGGGCTGCACTTCTTCAACCCCGCGCCCGTGATGCCCTTGGTGGAAGTGGTGCGGGCTTTGCAAACCGCGCCGGAGGTCGTGGAGCGGTTGGTGGACTTTGCCCGGGGAATCGGGAAGACCCCCATCGTGGTGCGGGATCGCCCGGGTTTCGTGGTGAACCGGGTGAACCGACCCTTCTACGGGGAGGCCCTCCGGATGGTCGGAGAAGGGCTCGCGGATCCTCCCACCGTGGACTGTGCCCTCCGGGAGGCGGGCGGGTTCCGCATGGGGCCGTTTGAGCTCATGGACCTCGTGGGCATCGACGTGGGATACGCGGTCTCCCAGGCCCTCTACCACGCCTTCTTCGGGGAAAGCCGCTTCCGGCCTCACCCCCTCCAGCGGGAGATGGTCCTGTCGGGGCGGCTGGGCCGGAAGACGGGAGGCGGGTTCTATGTCTACGAGGAAGGCAAACGCCCTCCCTCTCCTCCCCTGTCCCTTCCGGAGGCGGATCCCGGACCCTACGCGGTGGCGGGGCGGACGGGCCTGGCGGAGGAGCTCGTCCGCGGGCTGCGGGACCGGGGATACGCGGTGGTGGAGGTCCCCGATCCTCCCCGTGAACCCCTCGCGGTCCGGGCCGCCTTCGAGGCGGAGGTGGAGGATCGGACCCGGAAGCGGGAGATGCTGCGGGCCCTGGACGGTGCCATGCCCGGGGAGGCGGTGGTGCTCGCGGCGTGCACGAACGCCGCATGCGCGGAATGCGCCGCCTGGGTGGGACGGCCGGAGCGGCTCGCCGGATACGTGACCCTTCCGCCCCTCTCGGATCGGAAGCTGCTGGAGTGGACCGTGCACGAACGCACGGAGGTAAAAGCCGAGCCCTACCTGGCGGCCCTCGGCCTTCCGCTCCTCCGGGTGGGGGACAGTCCAGGCGGGGTGTTTCCCCGGGTTCTGGCGACCCTGGTGAACGAGGCCGCGTTCGCGTGTGGGGAGGGCGTGGCGGCCCCGGAGGACGTGGATATCGCCATGCAGCTGGGCACCAACCATCCCTTCGGCCCGTTCACGTGGGCGGAACGGGTGGGGATCCGGACCCTGGTGGGGGTCCTGGAGGGGCTTCGGGTCTACTACGGGGAGGAACGGTATCGCACCGCACCCTGGCTCCGGCGGGCAGCGTGGCTGGGACGTTGGCCGGGCAGGCGGGGGCGGGGTGATGAACCAGGGAACTGA
- a CDS encoding enoyl-CoA hydratase-related protein, with translation MPYEDILVEIPEAHVGLIRLNRPDKLNALRTQLLDELVRALDDFEADPEIRVVVITGNDRAFAAGADIQEFQGMTALKMLGGHRPVAWERIRRFTKPLVAAVSGYCLGGGCELAMLCDLIVASETARFGQPEVNIGIIPGAGGTQRLPRVVGKHRAMEMILTGRHITAQEAHAWGLVNRVAPVERYLEEALALAREIASKAPVAVRLAKEAILRSMDTTVEVGLEYERRLSALVFGTEDREEGVRAFLEKRKPVFQGR, from the coding sequence ATGCCGTACGAGGACATCCTGGTGGAGATCCCGGAAGCCCATGTGGGGCTGATCCGGTTGAACCGCCCCGACAAGTTGAACGCCCTGAGGACCCAGCTGCTCGATGAGCTGGTTCGGGCCCTGGACGACTTCGAGGCGGATCCGGAGATCCGGGTGGTGGTGATCACGGGGAACGACCGGGCCTTCGCCGCGGGTGCGGACATCCAGGAATTCCAGGGCATGACGGCCCTGAAGATGCTCGGCGGTCACCGTCCCGTGGCCTGGGAACGGATCCGGCGGTTTACCAAGCCCCTGGTGGCCGCGGTGAGCGGGTACTGTCTGGGGGGCGGGTGCGAGCTCGCCATGCTGTGCGATCTCATCGTGGCCTCGGAGACCGCCCGGTTCGGGCAGCCGGAGGTGAACATCGGCATCATCCCGGGAGCGGGAGGCACCCAGCGGCTGCCGCGCGTGGTGGGCAAGCACCGGGCCATGGAGATGATCCTCACGGGCCGGCACATCACCGCGCAGGAGGCCCACGCATGGGGCCTGGTGAACCGGGTGGCTCCCGTGGAACGCTACCTGGAGGAGGCCCTCGCCCTGGCCCGCGAGATCGCCTCGAAGGCCCCCGTGGCGGTACGGCTCGCAAAGGAGGCGATCCTGCGGTCCATGGACACCACGGTGGAGGTGGGACTGGAGTACGAGCGGCGGTTGTCCGCCCTGGTGTTCGGCACGGAGGACCGGGAGGAGGGCGTGCGGGCGTTTCTGGAGAAGCGCAAGCCTGTCTTCCAGGGAAGGTAG
- a CDS encoding thiamine phosphate synthase → MKPIPRLLLVTDRHLVGEERLVSVIRAAVRGGVEGVQVREKDLPDEALERLVHRILDAVEERAVVLLNDRPHLARRLGLGLHLPEASPPPQGNWPLWGRSVHSPEAAVRAARENPDYLIAGPVYPTDSKPGGLPLGREGLRAIVRAAGGIPVLAIGGIGAGRVREVVEAGTWGVAVRGAILRSEDPEHAAREIRRAVEEARKAVRPSR, encoded by the coding sequence GTGAAGCCCATCCCCCGCTTGCTCCTCGTCACGGACCGGCACCTGGTGGGGGAGGAGCGCCTGGTGAGCGTGATCCGGGCGGCGGTGCGGGGCGGGGTGGAAGGGGTTCAGGTACGGGAGAAGGACCTCCCGGATGAGGCGCTGGAACGCCTGGTGCACCGGATCCTGGATGCGGTGGAGGAGAGGGCCGTCGTCCTCCTCAACGACCGTCCGCACCTCGCACGCCGTCTTGGTCTCGGGCTGCACCTCCCCGAAGCGAGCCCGCCCCCGCAGGGGAACTGGCCCCTGTGGGGGCGGTCCGTGCACTCGCCCGAGGCCGCGGTTCGCGCGGCCCGGGAAAACCCCGATTACCTCATCGCGGGGCCCGTCTATCCCACGGACTCCAAGCCCGGTGGTTTGCCCCTGGGGCGGGAGGGACTTAGGGCGATCGTGCGGGCCGCCGGCGGGATTCCCGTGCTCGCCATCGGCGGGATCGGAGCGGGCCGGGTTCGGGAGGTGGTGGAGGCGGGGACATGGGGTGTGGCGGTCCGGGGGGCGATCCTGCGCTCCGAGGATCCGGAGCACGCGGCCCGGGAAATCCGGCGGGCGGTGGAGGAGGCGCGAAAGGCCGTTCGCCCCTCCAGATGA
- the thiS gene encoding sulfur carrier protein ThiS: MSERGWIVVNGERRPLPEDGLLGLLRELRVDPEGIAIAVNEQVIPRTQWATYVLRPGDAVEIVRPVAGGSEDDHWELAGIRLRSRLILGTARYPNLQVMLDALRATGTEMVTVALRRVGFGEGPENLYRILKEEGYHILPNTAGCYTAREAVLTAQLAREALGTDLIKLEVIADEETLLPDVEGLLEAARILVREGFKVLPYTNDDPVTARKLEDIGCAAVMPLAAPIGSGLGIRNPHNILLIRQSVRIPVIVDAGVGTASDVAVAFEMGCDGVLLNSAVARARDPVRMARAIRHAAIAGREAYLAGRMPVKLLAEPTSPLTGRILEPQRRTGQGP, from the coding sequence GTGAGCGAGCGGGGCTGGATCGTGGTAAACGGGGAGCGCCGGCCCCTCCCGGAGGACGGGTTGCTGGGTCTTCTCCGGGAACTGCGGGTGGATCCCGAGGGGATCGCCATTGCGGTGAACGAGCAGGTGATCCCCCGGACGCAGTGGGCCACGTACGTCCTGCGTCCGGGGGATGCGGTGGAGATCGTGCGGCCCGTGGCGGGCGGCTCGGAGGACGACCACTGGGAGCTTGCGGGGATCCGCCTGCGCTCCCGCCTGATCCTGGGCACCGCCCGCTACCCCAATCTCCAGGTGATGCTGGACGCCCTGCGGGCCACGGGGACGGAGATGGTGACGGTGGCCCTCCGGCGGGTGGGGTTCGGGGAGGGGCCCGAGAACCTGTACCGGATCCTCAAGGAGGAGGGCTACCACATCCTCCCCAACACCGCGGGTTGCTACACGGCCCGGGAGGCGGTGCTCACCGCGCAGCTGGCGCGGGAAGCCCTGGGGACAGACCTCATCAAGCTGGAGGTGATCGCGGACGAGGAGACCCTGCTGCCGGATGTGGAGGGGCTGCTGGAGGCGGCCCGCATCCTGGTGCGGGAGGGGTTCAAGGTGCTCCCGTACACCAACGACGACCCGGTCACCGCCCGGAAGCTGGAGGACATCGGGTGCGCGGCGGTGATGCCGCTCGCGGCTCCCATCGGAAGCGGGCTCGGCATCCGCAACCCCCACAACATCCTCCTCATCCGGCAATCCGTACGGATCCCCGTGATCGTGGACGCGGGCGTGGGCACCGCCTCAGACGTGGCCGTGGCCTTCGAGATGGGATGCGACGGGGTGCTGCTGAACTCCGCGGTGGCCCGGGCCCGGGACCCCGTGCGCATGGCCCGGGCCATCCGGCACGCGGCCATCGCGGGCCGGGAGGCCTACCTCGCGGGCCGCATGCCCGTCAAGCTCCTGGCGGAGCCCACCAGCCCCCTGACGGGCCGCATCCTGGAACCCCAGCGCCGCACCGGGCAAGGCCCGTGA
- the amrB gene encoding AmmeMemoRadiSam system protein B, translated as MPLPKLRPLEFFPVRLHGREMIGVRDPEGIVEDTLLLPPAVALVASLLDGDRDVVDVQTEYARRSGGEILFRTDLERIVAELDRAGLLLTESFEARKREQREAYRRSEVRAAYLAGRSYPADPQALRALLRRHLDAVDSAELDGLRPRGVVAPHIDFARGGWCYGWAYAALRRSSARTFLLLGVAHAGPPVPFVLTEKPFQTPLGTVPVDTDLARALRAQAGDLTEHEVVHRNEHSLEFQVLFLQAALEDRPFVIVPILCSGFERWCGSGSPREVPEIERVVQALRGLVRPREDVAVVVGVDLSHVGPRFGDPDPPDARLASRTALRDHAVLGAVVRGDPEGFWREGMADGNRQRIDALSAVYTALRVLEPVRGKLLRYGQAPDPAGGIVSFASLALM; from the coding sequence GTGCCGCTCCCGAAGCTGAGACCCCTGGAGTTCTTCCCCGTACGCCTCCACGGCCGGGAGATGATCGGGGTGCGCGATCCGGAAGGGATCGTGGAGGACACCCTGCTCCTCCCGCCCGCGGTGGCCCTGGTGGCGTCGTTGCTGGACGGCGACCGGGACGTGGTGGACGTCCAGACGGAGTACGCGCGCCGGTCCGGGGGGGAGATCCTGTTCCGCACGGATCTGGAGCGGATCGTGGCGGAGCTGGACCGAGCGGGCCTATTGCTCACGGAGTCCTTCGAGGCCCGGAAGCGGGAACAACGGGAGGCCTACCGCCGGTCGGAGGTGCGGGCTGCGTACCTCGCGGGCCGCTCGTATCCCGCGGACCCCCAGGCCCTGCGGGCGTTGCTGCGTCGGCACCTGGACGCGGTGGATTCCGCGGAACTGGACGGGCTCCGGCCGAGGGGCGTGGTGGCCCCGCACATCGACTTCGCCCGGGGCGGGTGGTGCTACGGATGGGCGTACGCGGCCCTCCGCCGAAGCTCCGCCCGCACCTTCCTCCTGCTCGGAGTGGCCCACGCGGGGCCTCCCGTGCCGTTCGTGCTCACGGAGAAGCCGTTCCAGACGCCGCTTGGAACCGTCCCCGTGGACACCGACCTCGCGCGTGCGCTGCGGGCTCAGGCCGGGGACCTCACGGAGCACGAGGTCGTGCACCGAAACGAACACTCCCTGGAGTTCCAGGTGCTCTTCCTCCAAGCGGCCCTGGAGGATCGGCCGTTCGTCATCGTTCCCATCCTCTGCTCCGGGTTCGAGCGGTGGTGCGGCTCCGGCTCTCCCCGGGAGGTTCCGGAGATCGAGCGGGTCGTGCAGGCCCTGCGGGGCCTGGTCCGCCCCCGGGAGGACGTGGCCGTGGTGGTGGGGGTGGACCTGAGCCACGTGGGGCCCCGGTTCGGCGATCCCGACCCTCCAGATGCCCGCCTCGCCTCCCGCACCGCCCTGCGGGACCACGCGGTCCTCGGGGCCGTGGTACGGGGAGATCCGGAGGGATTCTGGCGGGAGGGGATGGCGGACGGGAACCGCCAGCGGATCGATGCCCTCTCCGCGGTGTACACCGCCCTGCGGGTGCTGGAGCCCGTGCGCGGAAAACTCCTGAGGTACGGGCAGGCCCCGGACCCCGCGGGCGGCATCGTCTCCTTCGCGAGTCTAGCCCTCATGTAG
- a CDS encoding LUD domain-containing protein, translating to MADARSEILSRIRRALRGVQALPLPPEGPVPEAAPYRADLQKDLVGRFVQEAARLGVRVHRSCEGELVRTVSEILRAEGARQVGVAEGVWRLVGPLCAAGFEVGGVEVAREADAGLTGADWGIAETGSLVLLVGPAQDRLLSLLPPVHIALLPEDRIVADLDALFERLAPCDLPAALTFITGPSRTADIEQTLTPGVHGPGVVHVVLVGPAERRTAFPPDGGLLHEG from the coding sequence ATGGCGGACGCCCGGTCGGAGATCCTGAGCCGCATCCGGAGGGCCCTGCGCGGGGTCCAGGCCCTTCCCCTCCCGCCCGAAGGCCCCGTGCCCGAGGCCGCGCCGTACCGGGCGGATCTTCAGAAAGACCTCGTGGGGCGGTTCGTACAGGAGGCAGCAAGACTTGGCGTACGGGTTCACCGGAGCTGTGAGGGCGAGCTCGTACGGACCGTATCGGAGATCCTGCGGGCCGAAGGCGCAAGGCAGGTAGGGGTGGCGGAGGGCGTGTGGAGGCTCGTCGGACCCCTATGCGCAGCGGGGTTTGAGGTGGGAGGGGTGGAGGTGGCCCGCGAAGCGGATGCGGGCCTCACGGGCGCCGACTGGGGAATCGCGGAGACCGGAAGCCTCGTGCTCCTCGTGGGCCCGGCGCAGGACCGCCTTCTCTCCCTCCTTCCGCCCGTACACATCGCCTTGCTCCCCGAAGACCGCATCGTGGCCGACCTGGATGCCCTCTTTGAGCGCTTGGCACCGTGCGATCTGCCCGCTGCCCTGACCTTCATCACCGGGCCCAGCCGCACCGCGGACATCGAGCAGACCCTTACGCCCGGGGTGCACGGCCCCGGGGTGGTGCACGTGGTGCTGGTCGGACCGGCGGAGCGCCGGACCGCTTTCCCGCCGGACGGCGGCCTCCTACATGAGGGCTAG
- a CDS encoding LutB/LldF family L-lactate oxidation iron-sulfur protein, giving the protein MSSPIRFSEQSVRALQDPRLREALRRATEDLREKWTRATAELPHFDALRDWAKRIKAHALLHLDHYLERLEAKVRERGGMVHWARDAEEACRVVVEICRRAGARTAVKSKSMLTEEIGLNRALLRAGIRVVETDLGEFVVQLDGDRPSHLIAPIIHKRREEVAALFSRHLGTPPDAPVEVLTRAARVHLRQAFLTADVGITGANFLVAETGSVVLVENEGNARLVTSLPRVHIAMAGVEKVIPRLRDLAVFLPVLVRSATGQKLSSYVSVLTGPRRPGDRGGPEEFHLVLVDNRRTAILADPDLREALQCLRCGACLNACPVYERVGGHTYGWVYGGPIGAVLTPKLLGLGRATELPYASTLCGACREVCPVRIDIPRMLVHLRAQAAASGGARPVERLGMRLLGWILRSPARYRFSGRLARIAQQLVWGDRPIRALPGPLWAWTRMRDFPRLAPQTFRERWRRWRTPGRRS; this is encoded by the coding sequence GTGAGCTCCCCCATCCGGTTCTCCGAGCAGAGCGTGCGGGCCCTGCAGGATCCGCGGCTCCGGGAGGCCCTGCGCCGGGCCACGGAGGACCTCCGGGAGAAGTGGACCCGGGCCACCGCGGAGCTGCCGCACTTCGACGCCCTCCGGGACTGGGCCAAGCGGATCAAGGCGCACGCCCTCCTCCACCTGGACCACTACCTGGAGCGGTTGGAGGCGAAGGTGCGGGAGCGGGGCGGGATGGTGCACTGGGCCCGGGACGCGGAGGAGGCCTGCCGGGTGGTGGTGGAGATCTGCCGGAGGGCGGGCGCCCGCACCGCGGTCAAGAGCAAGTCCATGCTCACGGAGGAGATCGGGCTCAACCGGGCCTTGCTGCGGGCCGGGATCCGGGTGGTGGAGACGGATCTGGGAGAGTTCGTGGTGCAGCTGGACGGGGACCGGCCCTCCCACCTCATCGCGCCCATCATCCACAAGCGGCGGGAGGAGGTGGCGGCCCTGTTCAGCCGGCACCTGGGGACGCCGCCGGACGCGCCCGTGGAGGTCCTCACCCGGGCCGCCCGGGTCCACCTGCGCCAGGCCTTCCTCACCGCAGACGTCGGGATTACGGGCGCCAACTTCCTCGTGGCCGAGACGGGGAGCGTGGTGCTGGTGGAGAACGAGGGGAACGCGCGCCTGGTGACCTCCCTTCCCCGGGTGCACATCGCGATGGCGGGCGTCGAGAAGGTGATCCCGCGCCTGCGGGACCTCGCGGTGTTCCTGCCGGTGCTGGTGCGCAGCGCCACGGGCCAGAAGCTCAGCAGCTACGTCTCCGTGCTTACCGGCCCACGGCGGCCCGGAGACCGGGGCGGTCCGGAGGAGTTCCACCTGGTGCTGGTGGACAACCGCCGTACCGCCATCCTCGCGGATCCGGACCTGCGGGAGGCCCTGCAGTGCCTGCGGTGCGGGGCGTGTCTCAACGCCTGCCCCGTGTACGAGCGGGTGGGGGGACACACCTACGGCTGGGTGTACGGAGGGCCCATCGGCGCCGTGCTCACGCCAAAGCTCCTGGGGCTTGGACGGGCCACGGAGCTCCCCTACGCCTCGACCCTGTGCGGGGCATGCCGGGAGGTGTGCCCGGTGCGGATTGACATCCCCCGGATGCTGGTGCACCTGCGGGCGCAGGCGGCCGCCTCGGGCGGTGCGCGACCGGTGGAGCGCCTGGGCATGCGGCTGTTGGGCTGGATTTTGCGCTCTCCCGCGCGGTACCGGTTCAGCGGCCGGCTTGCGCGGATCGCGCAGCAGCTGGTGTGGGGAGATCGGCCCATCCGAGCCCTCCCGGGCCCGCTTTGGGCCTGGACGCGGATGCGCGACTTCCCGCGCCTTGCCCCGCAGACCTTCCGGGAGCGATGGAGGAGATGGCGGACGCCCGGTCGGAGATCCTGA
- a CDS encoding (Fe-S)-binding protein → MGQTWQVENPARVALFVTCLVDQFFPEVGEATVAVLERVGVEVAFPEAQTCCGQVLLNDGFREEAAALARRFVEIFAPYEAVVAPSGSCVAVVREFYPQLLRGTALEGQARQVARRTYELSEFLVRVLGVTRLGARLRGRVTYHPSCHLLRGLGAAACAEQLVRNVEGLEFVPLREPGACCGFGGVFSVKFGALSEAILLDKLADLEATGAQAVVSTDVGCLMHLRGVLQRRKSPIRTLHLAELLNAREP, encoded by the coding sequence ATGGGTCAGACCTGGCAAGTGGAAAACCCCGCCCGGGTGGCGCTGTTCGTGACGTGCCTGGTGGACCAGTTCTTCCCGGAGGTGGGGGAAGCCACGGTGGCGGTCCTGGAGCGGGTGGGGGTGGAGGTGGCGTTCCCGGAGGCCCAGACCTGCTGCGGGCAGGTGCTCCTCAACGACGGGTTCCGGGAAGAGGCCGCGGCGCTCGCCCGGCGGTTCGTGGAGATCTTCGCGCCCTACGAGGCCGTGGTGGCTCCGAGCGGAAGCTGCGTGGCGGTGGTCCGGGAGTTCTACCCGCAACTCTTGCGGGGGACGGCCCTGGAAGGGCAGGCACGACAGGTGGCCCGCCGCACCTATGAGCTCAGCGAGTTCCTGGTGCGGGTGCTCGGCGTGACCCGGCTCGGAGCGCGGCTGCGGGGCCGCGTGACCTACCATCCCTCCTGTCACCTGCTGCGGGGGCTCGGGGCGGCGGCGTGTGCGGAGCAGCTCGTCCGGAACGTGGAGGGGTTGGAGTTCGTGCCCCTCCGGGAGCCGGGAGCCTGCTGCGGGTTCGGCGGGGTCTTCTCCGTGAAGTTCGGGGCGCTATCCGAAGCGATCCTCCTGGACAAGCTGGCGGACCTGGAGGCCACGGGGGCACAGGCGGTGGTCAGCACGGACGTGGGGTGCCTCATGCATCTCCGGGGCGTCCTGCAGCGACGCAAGAGCCCCATCCGCACCCTGCACCTCGCGGAGCTCCTGAACGCGAGGGAGCCGTGA